The following are encoded in a window of Psychrobacter sp. P11F6 genomic DNA:
- a CDS encoding ABC1 kinase family protein: MANDTSKPSSTKQSIDNLKTSGFDRRMSIAKTSLNIGRRWAGNSVSGMFLNKEARTARNQVFMEAQANYLAEELGKLKGSVVKIGQMLAIYGEHILPPEITRALQTLNDDTATLSWPTMQQNLQQLLGEKLHELDVDTVPIGTASLAQVHRATVIATGEQVVLKIQYPGVADAINSDLALFKQLLRVSNIVPQTRSLDAWFEEIRDLLHHEVDYEAEAATTERFYDRLSNDPRYIVPKINRTYSKKRLLCMSYEPGITVVSEALQLLPHERRNAIGQAAIEIMMQEIFVWGEMQTDPNFGNYLVRVSENEGDIDKLVLLDFGAIRQFDNNLLTIAHGLLKAGYRHDHQAMMLAMTGYDFFDSMSDKVRSDMASLFLLATEPFSDSATNPDIPSDCLDKDDRYIWANSKLHSRLSTQATKAMQSFEFNLPPKEFMFISRKFIGAYTFLTVLDAYTDSDTLVKPYL; encoded by the coding sequence ATGGCAAATGATACGTCTAAACCTTCTAGCACCAAGCAATCCATCGACAACTTAAAAACCTCAGGGTTTGATAGACGAATGTCGATTGCTAAAACTTCCTTAAATATTGGTCGCCGCTGGGCGGGTAATAGTGTGTCTGGCATGTTCTTAAATAAAGAAGCTCGCACAGCACGTAACCAAGTATTTATGGAAGCCCAAGCAAACTACCTCGCAGAAGAGCTAGGTAAGCTAAAAGGTTCGGTCGTCAAAATTGGTCAAATGCTAGCGATTTATGGCGAACATATTTTGCCACCAGAAATCACCCGTGCCTTGCAAACGCTCAATGACGATACCGCTACGTTATCATGGCCAACCATGCAACAAAACCTGCAGCAATTATTGGGTGAAAAACTACATGAATTAGATGTCGATACGGTTCCTATAGGTACTGCCTCGCTCGCTCAAGTTCATCGAGCCACCGTGATTGCAACTGGCGAGCAAGTTGTATTAAAAATTCAGTATCCGGGTGTTGCTGATGCGATCAACTCGGATCTTGCTTTATTTAAGCAACTATTAAGAGTAAGTAATATCGTTCCGCAGACCCGTTCGCTCGATGCTTGGTTCGAAGAGATACGTGACCTACTCCATCATGAAGTGGACTATGAAGCTGAAGCCGCGACGACAGAACGGTTTTATGACCGTTTGAGTAATGATCCGCGTTACATAGTTCCCAAGATTAATCGCACTTATTCCAAAAAGCGCCTACTCTGCATGTCTTATGAGCCAGGTATTACCGTAGTTTCTGAGGCATTACAATTATTACCTCATGAGCGTCGTAACGCTATTGGTCAAGCAGCCATCGAAATCATGATGCAAGAGATTTTTGTGTGGGGTGAAATGCAGACAGACCCCAACTTTGGTAATTATTTGGTTCGTGTCAGTGAAAATGAAGGTGATATTGATAAATTAGTATTGTTAGATTTTGGTGCTATTCGTCAATTTGATAACAACCTTTTGACCATTGCGCATGGCTTACTAAAAGCTGGTTACCGCCATGACCATCAGGCGATGATGCTTGCGATGACGGGTTATGACTTCTTTGATAGTATGAGTGATAAAGTACGCTCTGATATGGCGTCACTATTTTTATTGGCAACCGAACCGTTTAGTGATTCAGCGACCAATCCTGATATTCCTAGCGATTGTTTAGATAAGGACGACCGTTATATTTGGGCGAACAGCAAACTCCACTCTCGCCTCTCAACACAAGCCACAAAAGCGATGCAGTCCTTTGAGTTTAACTTACCACCAAAAGAATTTATGTTTATTAGTCGAAAATTTATTGGTGCTTACACCTTTTTGACGGTGCTTGACGCTTATACTGATTCTGATACCTTAGTAAAACCTTATTTATAG
- the purD gene encoding phosphoribosylamine--glycine ligase: MNILVIGSGGREHALAWQCAKDDKVNNVYVAPGNAGTALEPKCQNVVLVSADENASEHSAIIDFCQNNAIDMVIVGPEAPLVTGIVDACRDAGIQAWGPTAYCAQLEGSKTFAKEFMEQNNIPTAAYKGFTEAVAAKAYIDEQGAPIVIKADGLAAGKGVIVAETIEQAYEAIDDMLADNKFGDAGSRVVIEQFLQGEEASFICMIDGKNILPMATSQDHKRAFEGDTGPNTGGMGAYSPAPVVTQDVHEKVMTQVIQPVVDAMNNAGHPYTGFLYAGLMIDEAGDPYVIEFNCRFGDPETQPILMRLQSSMVDLVAQGLAGQLPSDAQWDSRPALGIVIASKGYPETSSKGDVIAGLPELDNNNDNAVKVFHAGTAFSDSDAIDREKEVVTNGGRVLCVTALADSISDAQQAALAVTGAISFDGAQYRRDIGHHAIARENS; the protein is encoded by the coding sequence ATGAATATTTTGGTGATTGGTTCAGGTGGTCGCGAACACGCGCTAGCATGGCAATGTGCAAAAGACGATAAGGTCAATAATGTCTACGTCGCGCCTGGTAATGCTGGTACAGCGCTTGAACCTAAATGCCAAAACGTTGTCCTAGTATCGGCAGACGAGAACGCTAGTGAGCATAGTGCAATCATCGATTTTTGCCAAAACAATGCCATTGATATGGTCATTGTTGGACCAGAAGCGCCTTTGGTCACTGGTATCGTTGATGCTTGCCGCGATGCTGGGATTCAAGCGTGGGGACCAACAGCATACTGTGCGCAGTTAGAAGGCTCCAAAACCTTCGCCAAAGAATTTATGGAACAAAACAATATCCCTACTGCAGCCTATAAAGGCTTCACCGAAGCGGTAGCTGCCAAAGCTTATATCGATGAACAAGGCGCACCCATCGTTATCAAAGCCGATGGCCTTGCCGCTGGTAAAGGGGTCATCGTCGCAGAAACTATCGAACAGGCATATGAGGCCATCGATGATATGCTTGCGGACAATAAGTTTGGTGATGCAGGCAGCCGCGTGGTGATTGAGCAATTTTTGCAAGGTGAAGAAGCCAGCTTTATCTGCATGATTGATGGTAAAAATATCTTGCCAATGGCAACGAGCCAAGACCATAAACGGGCTTTTGAAGGCGATACAGGTCCGAACACAGGCGGTATGGGAGCATACTCTCCTGCGCCAGTGGTCACTCAAGATGTCCATGAAAAAGTCATGACCCAAGTCATTCAGCCAGTGGTTGATGCAATGAATAATGCGGGTCACCCTTATACGGGATTTTTATATGCAGGTCTTATGATTGATGAGGCAGGTGACCCTTATGTGATCGAATTTAACTGCCGTTTTGGTGATCCAGAAACTCAGCCTATCTTAATGCGTTTACAATCATCAATGGTAGATTTGGTGGCACAAGGTCTAGCAGGACAGTTGCCTAGTGATGCTCAATGGGATAGCCGCCCTGCCCTCGGTATCGTCATTGCTTCAAAAGGCTATCCTGAAACGTCATCAAAAGGTGATGTAATTGCTGGCTTGCCGGAACTAGATAACAATAATGACAACGCTGTCAAAGTCTTTCATGCTGGCACTGCTTTTTCTGACAGCGATGCCATAGACCGTGAAAAAGAAGTGGTGACGAATGGCGGACGTGTATTATGCGTGACTGCTCTTGCAGATAGTATTTCAGATGCTCAGCAAGCCGCACTTGCGGTAACAGGTGCGATTAGTTTCGATGGTGCACAGTATCGCCGTGATATTGGTCATCATGCCATTGCTCGTGAAAACAGTTAA
- a CDS encoding NAD-glutamate dehydrogenase gives MPNSLSIAKERISQISDIATSYVQKDKSLFDHFIHSYYQPLHAEAAETISNADLAGMALHHFTLLQAYDGSKPQLKVLNPKAEEQHFHSSHTVIQIVAYDRPFLVDTILMSLESEGIDVHRTYNIIVSVARDDNGHITHVEGAHESATSHLSLIHCEIAYQDDEDLAALQQMLLAKIDTLDTVVGDWKQMRAQLTDIKAELSNKPLPEVFYSQQEIQAFLDWILDDHFIFLGYREYRLEGGQAVEVNAEPADLDLFAIGNSGLGLLRGAEEDKLSESFSQLPKVLKQLLTEPRVLMLSKSSRVSPVHRPVYMDFLGIHKFDDSGKLVGEYRFIGLLTSQAYQLTVQQIPLLRDKANKIMAMAELPRDGHAHHKMMHVINTLPRDDLFQASVEELYPIVSGISQLQDKKSLRLFSRVDHYQRFVSCLVYIPRDKFNTELRIKVQNVLKEAYGGTSSGFTTEFNESAHARVHVHVRTVPGQVKDVDTAALEAKLSALMQSWSDSYQKMLLDNVGEQQANALNRRFLNYIPAAYQERFDARTAVEDTKRLAVLTAEQPMIWHLYQSTGDASNQLHLKLYGREQPVILSKVLPILENFGVSVISAQTYEFDLPEQPIWMQEYELTLEHVDTVNMQVVRGQFEDSLKQIWAGHVESDSFNELVLTTNLDTYDVVVLRALSRYMMQAKAPFSSTYIQQTVVKNSDISVALGSLFDARMNPKYSEDERTEKTAQIQQQITAALAGVDSLDEDRILRWYLDLINAMVRTNFYQTDSDGQRKDRLSFKFLAADIPNLPKPKPMFEIFVYSPRVEAVHLRGGKVARGGLRWSDRMEDFRTEVLGLVKAQMVKNAVIVPVGSKGGFIVKTKTMADGRDAFQAEGIACYQAFLRGMLDVTDNIVDGKIVPPANTVRHDEDDPYLVVAADKGTASFSDIANALSAEYDFWLDDAFASGGSVGYDHKAMGITARGGWESVKRHFRMRGMDIQNRDNFTVVGIGDMSGDVFGNGMLLSTHTQLVAAFNHLHIFIDPNPDAAASHAERARLFDMPRSTWDDYEKSLISQGGGVFSRQDKSITLSAEMKQRFDIAEDSMAPNELISALLKSPVDLIWNGGIGTYVKSVNESHADVGDRANDAVRVNGNELRTAIVGEGGNLGFTQQGRIEYAQTGGRIYTDAIDNSGGVNCSDHEVNIKILLGKVVEQGDMTLKQRNELLESMTDSVAELVLRQNYLQPQAIELSHIRAAANLSDHQRFIQMLEGEGRLDRAIEYLPSDEEIAKRQKADTGLTNPELAVVMAYGKMWVYDNLLSSDLPDDAYFINELRKYFPDELATRFFDEMTEHRLHREIISTYLTNSVVNRLGIEALFRLYEETDQSLATIVRGYAISRDVFNVSKAWNTLEALDNQVDATLLLTLELRLRDALEQGVVWFINAFGQELQVADMISRFSDSVEKLTKSGGFIEQQFAEYLQEDTTSLMQNDLSNNDAALFAMLPYHVDALDAALLAEQYERPVDEIATLYFDAYHVLQLDWMMDNIATLPQQDYWDRRARHALMNELSRSLRLLMDAILSKPDAKQAFGEWRSRHLDHLESVTTEMSKLDNLHRNDENGQIALSTLSVLMSELSGLVTK, from the coding sequence ATGCCAAACTCCCTCAGTATCGCAAAAGAGCGCATCAGCCAGATAAGCGATATTGCTACCAGTTATGTACAAAAAGACAAATCATTATTTGATCATTTTATTCATAGCTATTATCAGCCATTGCACGCAGAGGCAGCTGAGACTATCAGTAACGCTGACCTAGCGGGCATGGCATTACATCATTTTACGTTGCTCCAAGCCTATGATGGTAGCAAGCCACAACTGAAGGTGCTGAACCCCAAAGCAGAAGAGCAGCATTTTCATAGCTCACATACGGTTATTCAAATTGTTGCCTATGACCGACCGTTTTTAGTCGATACGATTTTGATGAGTCTTGAGTCTGAAGGTATCGATGTTCATCGTACTTATAACATCATTGTCAGTGTTGCACGTGATGATAATGGTCATATTACTCATGTCGAAGGCGCACATGAAAGCGCGACTTCTCATTTGTCTTTGATTCATTGTGAAATTGCCTATCAAGATGATGAAGATCTGGCTGCATTACAGCAAATGTTATTGGCAAAAATTGATACGCTAGATACAGTCGTTGGCGATTGGAAGCAGATGCGTGCGCAGTTGACGGATATTAAAGCTGAGCTATCAAACAAACCACTGCCAGAAGTTTTTTACTCGCAGCAAGAAATACAAGCATTTTTAGATTGGATATTAGACGATCATTTTATATTCTTGGGTTATCGTGAATACCGTTTGGAAGGCGGGCAGGCTGTCGAAGTGAATGCTGAACCTGCTGATTTAGATTTATTCGCCATTGGTAATAGCGGTCTTGGTCTATTACGCGGTGCTGAAGAAGATAAACTGTCCGAAAGTTTTAGCCAATTGCCAAAAGTATTAAAGCAACTATTGACTGAACCACGAGTGTTGATGTTATCCAAATCAAGCCGTGTATCGCCTGTGCATCGTCCTGTATATATGGATTTTTTGGGTATTCATAAGTTTGATGATAGTGGTAAGCTGGTTGGTGAATATCGATTTATTGGTTTATTGACCTCACAAGCGTATCAACTAACGGTACAGCAAATTCCGCTATTACGTGACAAAGCCAATAAGATTATGGCGATGGCAGAACTGCCGCGTGACGGTCATGCACACCATAAAATGATGCATGTGATTAACACCTTACCGCGTGACGACCTCTTTCAAGCCAGCGTCGAAGAGCTATATCCTATCGTTTCTGGTATCAGCCAGTTGCAAGATAAAAAGAGCCTGCGCCTATTCAGCCGTGTGGATCATTATCAGCGTTTTGTCTCATGCTTGGTCTATATCCCGCGCGACAAGTTCAACACCGAGCTACGTATCAAAGTACAAAATGTCCTAAAAGAAGCTTACGGTGGCACATCATCAGGCTTTACCACCGAATTCAATGAATCAGCTCACGCACGTGTGCATGTCCATGTGCGTACAGTGCCAGGTCAAGTGAAAGACGTCGATACTGCTGCACTTGAAGCAAAACTATCTGCTTTAATGCAATCATGGAGCGACAGCTATCAAAAGATGCTATTGGATAATGTGGGTGAGCAACAAGCCAATGCTTTAAACCGTCGCTTTTTAAATTATATCCCTGCGGCTTATCAAGAGCGTTTTGATGCCCGTACTGCGGTTGAAGACACTAAGCGTTTGGCTGTATTGACAGCAGAACAGCCGATGATTTGGCATTTATACCAGTCAACTGGCGATGCAAGCAATCAATTACACCTAAAACTGTATGGTCGTGAACAGCCTGTCATTTTGTCTAAAGTCCTGCCAATCCTTGAAAACTTTGGTGTGTCTGTCATTTCAGCACAAACCTATGAGTTTGATTTGCCAGAGCAGCCCATTTGGATGCAAGAGTATGAACTGACACTAGAGCATGTCGATACTGTCAACATGCAAGTGGTGCGTGGTCAGTTTGAAGACAGTCTCAAACAGATTTGGGCGGGACATGTTGAGAGTGACTCCTTTAACGAATTGGTATTGACGACCAATTTAGACACTTATGATGTGGTAGTACTACGAGCATTGTCACGCTATATGATGCAAGCGAAAGCACCATTCTCTAGTACGTATATTCAGCAAACGGTAGTAAAAAATAGCGACATTAGCGTGGCGCTAGGTAGTCTGTTTGATGCCCGTATGAACCCTAAGTACAGTGAAGATGAACGCACAGAAAAAACCGCGCAGATTCAACAGCAAATCACGGCGGCATTGGCAGGTGTGGATAGCTTGGATGAAGACCGTATCTTGCGTTGGTATTTAGATTTAATTAACGCCATGGTACGCACTAACTTCTATCAAACCGATAGCGATGGTCAGCGTAAAGATCGTTTATCATTTAAGTTTTTGGCAGCAGATATTCCTAATCTACCAAAACCAAAGCCAATGTTTGAGATATTTGTTTATTCGCCACGAGTGGAAGCGGTGCATTTGCGCGGTGGTAAAGTGGCTCGTGGTGGTCTGCGTTGGTCAGATCGTATGGAAGATTTCCGTACCGAAGTGCTTGGTTTGGTCAAAGCACAGATGGTCAAAAACGCGGTGATTGTTCCTGTTGGTTCAAAAGGCGGTTTTATCGTCAAAACCAAAACCATGGCAGATGGTCGCGACGCATTCCAAGCCGAAGGCATTGCTTGTTATCAAGCATTCCTACGCGGTATGCTCGATGTGACGGATAATATCGTTGATGGAAAAATTGTCCCGCCAGCCAACACCGTGCGTCATGATGAAGATGATCCGTACTTAGTGGTGGCGGCTGATAAAGGAACTGCTAGCTTCTCTGATATTGCGAATGCCTTGTCTGCTGAATATGATTTCTGGCTCGACGATGCCTTTGCTTCAGGCGGCTCGGTTGGTTACGATCATAAAGCCATGGGTATCACTGCACGCGGTGGTTGGGAATCGGTCAAACGCCACTTCCGTATGCGCGGCATGGACATTCAGAACCGTGATAACTTTACCGTGGTTGGTATTGGCGATATGAGCGGTGACGTATTCGGCAATGGCATGCTGCTCTCAACCCATACCCAGCTGGTCGCCGCATTTAACCATCTACATATCTTTATTGATCCTAATCCAGATGCTGCTGCTTCACACGCAGAACGTGCCCGCTTATTTGACATGCCGCGTTCGACGTGGGATGACTATGAAAAGTCACTTATTAGCCAAGGAGGTGGCGTTTTCTCCCGCCAAGATAAGAGCATCACGCTCAGTGCTGAGATGAAACAGCGTTTTGATATCGCTGAAGACAGCATGGCACCCAACGAGTTAATCAGTGCGTTGTTAAAATCGCCTGTCGATCTTATTTGGAATGGCGGTATTGGTACTTACGTGAAAAGCGTGAATGAGAGTCATGCTGATGTCGGCGACCGTGCCAATGACGCCGTACGGGTCAACGGCAATGAGCTACGTACGGCCATCGTTGGTGAAGGTGGTAACTTAGGCTTTACCCAGCAAGGGCGTATCGAGTATGCACAAACAGGCGGTCGCATTTATACCGACGCTATCGATAATTCAGGCGGCGTAAACTGCTCAGATCATGAAGTAAATATCAAAATCTTACTTGGCAAAGTGGTCGAGCAAGGCGACATGACCTTAAAGCAGCGTAATGAGTTGCTTGAAAGCATGACTGATAGCGTGGCAGAACTGGTATTGCGTCAAAATTACCTTCAACCACAAGCCATTGAGCTTAGCCACATTCGTGCGGCGGCTAATTTAAGCGATCATCAGCGTTTTATTCAGATGTTAGAAGGCGAAGGGCGTCTCGATCGGGCGATTGAATATCTGCCATCAGATGAAGAAATTGCCAAACGTCAAAAAGCAGATACTGGCTTGACCAACCCTGAGCTGGCAGTTGTCATGGCTTATGGCAAAATGTGGGTGTATGACAACTTATTATCATCAGACTTGCCAGATGATGCGTACTTTATCAATGAGCTGCGCAAGTATTTCCCTGATGAGCTAGCGACGCGGTTCTTTGATGAGATGACTGAACATCGCTTACATCGTGAGATTATCAGCACCTATTTGACCAATAGTGTGGTCAATCGTTTGGGCATTGAAGCACTGTTCCGTCTTTATGAAGAAACAGATCAATCGCTGGCGACCATCGTACGTGGTTATGCAATTAGCCGTGATGTCTTCAATGTATCAAAAGCTTGGAACACCCTTGAAGCGCTGGACAATCAAGTCGATGCTACATTACTGCTAACTCTTGAACTACGTCTACGTGACGCGCTTGAGCAAGGTGTGGTTTGGTTTATCAATGCCTTTGGTCAAGAATTGCAAGTCGCTGACATGATCAGTCGCTTTAGTGATAGTGTTGAGAAATTAACCAAATCAGGCGGCTTTATTGAGCAACAATTTGCAGAATACTTGCAAGAAGATACCACTAGCCTGATGCAGAATGATTTGTCTAACAATGATGCCGCGTTGTTTGCGATGCTGCCTTATCATGTTGATGCACTTGATGCCGCACTGCTCGCTGAGCAATATGAGCGTCCTGTTGATGAGATTGCAACACTGTACTTTGATGCCTATCACGTCTTGCAGTTAGATTGGATGATGGACAACATCGCCACTTTACCACAGCAAGACTACTGGGATCGCCGCGCACGCCATGCGTTGATGAACGAGCTGTCACGTAGCCTACGTCTACTGATGGATGCCATATTATCTAAACCAGATGCGAAGCAAGCGTTTGGTGAATGGCGTTCACGTCACTTGGATCATCTGGAGTCTGTTACCACAGAGATGAGCAAGTTAGATAATCTGCATCGTAATGATGAAAATGGTCAAATTGCTCTTTCAACGTTGTCAGTATTAATGAGTGAGCTAAGCGGTTTGGTAACCAAGTAA